A genomic segment from Micromonospora echinaurantiaca encodes:
- a CDS encoding aspartate aminotransferase family protein, protein MFSRIGTPCASFPHSVARNFSYSRTANGPIVRRMTLTADRTATGQFWSDVDRHLVRYGAPFTPEIIERAAGSFVYTAEGRQILDFTSGQMSAILGHSHPAIVQTVQRGIASLDHLFSGMLSRPVVDLARRLAGSLPAPLEKALLLTTGAESNEAAIRMAKLVTGRHEIVAFAQSWHGMTHAAAAATYSAGHQGYGPTPPGNFAIPAPNPYRPDFTTPDGELDWQRQLDYGFALVDAQSSGSLAACIVEPILSSGGVIEPPPGYFAALAAKCRERGMLLIVDEAQTGLCRTGTWYAFQRDGIVPDILTLSKTLGAGLPLAAVVTSEEIERAAHERGYLFYTTHVSDPLVAAVGNTVLDVLEAEQMDVRARDLGEFLRAGLLEIRGRHHVVGDVRGRGLMQGVELVVDRETRQRSDALGARITRRCLELGLHMNVVQLPGMGGTFRIAPPLTATREELALGLEILDQAIGEATAAT, encoded by the coding sequence GTGTTCAGCCGCATCGGAACTCCTTGTGCGAGTTTTCCGCACAGCGTAGCCAGAAACTTCAGCTATTCACGTACAGCGAACGGTCCTATCGTCAGGCGCATGACGCTGACCGCCGACCGGACCGCCACCGGACAATTCTGGTCCGACGTCGACCGCCACCTGGTGCGATACGGCGCCCCGTTCACGCCCGAGATCATCGAGCGCGCGGCCGGAAGCTTCGTCTACACCGCCGAAGGCCGGCAGATCCTGGACTTCACCTCGGGCCAGATGAGCGCCATTCTCGGCCACAGCCATCCCGCGATCGTCCAAACGGTGCAGCGGGGGATCGCGAGCCTGGACCACCTGTTCAGCGGCATGCTGTCCCGCCCGGTCGTCGACCTCGCGCGCCGGCTCGCCGGGTCCCTCCCCGCGCCGCTGGAGAAGGCGCTGCTGCTGACGACCGGCGCCGAGTCGAACGAGGCGGCCATCCGGATGGCCAAACTCGTGACGGGCAGACACGAGATCGTCGCCTTCGCCCAGTCGTGGCACGGCATGACGCACGCCGCGGCCGCCGCGACGTACAGCGCCGGCCACCAGGGGTACGGGCCCACCCCGCCGGGAAACTTCGCGATCCCCGCCCCCAACCCGTACCGTCCCGACTTCACCACCCCGGACGGCGAGTTGGACTGGCAGCGGCAACTCGACTACGGCTTCGCCCTCGTCGACGCCCAGTCGTCGGGAAGTCTCGCGGCCTGCATCGTCGAACCGATCCTCAGCTCCGGCGGCGTCATCGAGCCGCCCCCGGGCTACTTCGCCGCGCTGGCGGCCAAGTGCCGCGAGCGCGGCATGCTGCTGATCGTCGACGAGGCGCAGACCGGTCTGTGCCGCACCGGCACGTGGTACGCGTTCCAACGCGACGGCATCGTGCCGGACATCCTCACCCTCTCCAAGACGCTGGGCGCCGGCCTACCGCTCGCCGCGGTGGTCACCAGCGAGGAGATCGAACGGGCGGCACACGAGCGCGGGTACCTCTTCTACACCACCCACGTGTCCGATCCGCTCGTCGCCGCCGTCGGCAACACCGTGCTCGACGTCCTCGAAGCGGAACAGATGGACGTCCGGGCGCGGGATCTCGGCGAGTTCCTCCGCGCCGGCCTGCTGGAGATACGCGGCCGGCACCACGTCGTGGGCGACGTGCGGGGACGCGGCCTGATGCAGGGCGTCGAACTCGTCGTCGACCGCGAGACGCGGCAGCGCTCGGACGCTCTCGGCGCCCGGATCACCCGCCGCTGCCTCGAACTCGGGCTCCACATGAACGTCGTGCAACTGCCCGGCATGGGTGGCACCTTCCGGATCGCGCCGCCGCTCACCGCGACGCGCGAGGAGCTGGCCCTCGGCCTGGAGATCCTGGACCAGGCCATCGGCGAAGCGACGGCGGCCACCTGA
- a CDS encoding LysR family transcriptional regulator, whose protein sequence is MRLNTARLEMLSLLDSLGTVRAVAAALHLSPSAVSAQLAVLETEARAELLRRTGRRVQLTTAGRTLARHARIILDQLKAAEADLAGASGQPAGPVRLAAFSSAIRTLVIPLAARLRQAYPQIDLDVSEVDPQASHPALRRGDYDVIVTADFIDGSMPLHPDVQAIPLLADAIVLVVPESQAGPDVPADVADFAEATWSIDLPGTYLSSLVTSTCRTAGFEPIVAGRFASYELLLAHVEAGLSVSLLPELAVDRRYHVATRPLRRPLTRHVYAAVRSRSALTAASQVVLDELCDVARAFADDWRDRSGSGRDVELDEGSERAQRAVARRR, encoded by the coding sequence ATGCGGCTGAACACGGCGCGCCTGGAGATGCTCAGCCTGCTGGACAGTCTCGGCACCGTGCGAGCCGTGGCCGCGGCCCTGCACCTGAGCCCGTCGGCGGTGTCGGCGCAGCTGGCGGTCCTCGAGACGGAGGCCCGTGCCGAACTCCTGCGGCGCACCGGCCGCCGCGTCCAGCTCACCACCGCCGGGCGGACGCTCGCCCGGCACGCCCGCATCATCCTCGACCAGCTCAAGGCCGCCGAGGCCGACCTCGCGGGCGCCTCCGGGCAACCGGCGGGACCGGTGCGCCTCGCGGCCTTCTCCAGCGCCATCCGCACCCTGGTCATTCCCCTCGCCGCGCGGCTGCGGCAGGCGTATCCGCAGATCGACCTGGACGTCTCCGAAGTCGATCCGCAGGCCAGCCATCCGGCGCTGCGCCGCGGTGACTACGACGTCATCGTGACCGCTGACTTCATCGACGGATCCATGCCGTTACATCCGGACGTGCAGGCCATCCCCCTGCTCGCCGACGCCATCGTGCTCGTCGTGCCGGAATCGCAGGCTGGTCCGGACGTACCGGCCGACGTGGCCGACTTCGCCGAGGCGACCTGGTCCATCGACCTGCCCGGTACGTACCTGTCCAGTCTGGTCACCAGCACCTGCCGGACGGCCGGCTTCGAACCGATCGTGGCGGGCCGCTTCGCCAGCTACGAGCTGCTGCTGGCGCACGTCGAGGCGGGCCTGTCCGTGTCGCTCCTGCCCGAACTGGCAGTGGACCGGCGCTACCACGTCGCCACCCGCCCGCTACGCCGACCGCTGACCCGCCACGTCTACGCGGCCGTTCGCAGCCGGTCGGCACTCACCGCGGCGAGCCAGGTCGTGCTGGACGAACTGTGCGACGTCGCGAGGGCGTTCGCTGACGACTGGCGCGACAGGTCCGGCTCGGGACGGGATGTCGAGCTGGACGAGGGTAGCGAACGGGCTCAGCGCGCGGTGGCGCGTCGGCGGTAG
- a CDS encoding AfsR/SARP family transcriptional regulator, with translation MRGYRIGVLGRIELSVDGVAVSLAPLERAFVASLAAHHGRIVSVDRLIDGLWSDHPPTGARNRVQAVVASVRRGATPELILTRSPGYELNAAVVLDAAEFAADVRAAATATDARCAVELLDRALARWRDDAFVDVDTRLVDVERDRLHELREHAVELRVEALLSLGLHQELVPELTTLVRDRPLRERLRGQLMVALHRSGRKAEALAVYRAGARLLAEEHGIDPGPQLRQLHREILGSEQESSPPARVRPNQLPGVPGDFVGRDKELGLLLSLLGRNPPATGAAQIVVVTGLAGTGKTTLALRAAHESRHRFPAGCLYADLRGNTPDPARPDTVLGAFLRALGVAGEAIPAAVEERAALYRSVLADQPMLVMLDSAADAAQVRPLLPPAGSAALITSTAALSGLPGTEVVPLDVLPVDDGLDLLAGLAGAERLDREAAAAVDVVELCGRLPLALRIAGVRLAEREAMPVARLRDRLRDERRRLDELSLDGLDVRSSFTVGFERLPPPAARLLAVLSRTSLRSFGMWDDSTEPLLEQLCRAHLLTAEPGGRVRMHDLVRLHSRERTEVSADQVIAWYGRLHAYAERAAAALPCKALPVAEAVSAIDAWDAVDWFEAERENLVAAVRDLLRLDAVDLAGRLACTMGNFAMMRSEHLPDLVDCLRNVLDRAADLPSPTRMSLRLQLGTAYRMVNRHAEAVPLLRAAHRDSRGPLVAHRLAALHGYSLCCRTLGRLREADAALLLMVRTCAAHWPVGPVGGHVLLTLGEQHAQYQLTSPFAHAAFTAALGLFSEGGDLWGEALARESIGLLHRHAEQWPQALEHLRQAVTAARRLGDRISVTTAEQALAATQLAAGDTDAARRLLFRTAAAFREMRHEWGEAISRRLLGKVHLEEGDAGQAVAELEGSVAMLRSIGQPFPLANSLSLLARAQAALGRPERAVALGEEALGIFEHFDAAYADDLRRRLAGWRNAAGAQ, from the coding sequence GTGCGCGGGTATCGGATCGGCGTCCTCGGACGGATCGAGTTGAGCGTCGACGGGGTAGCTGTGTCGCTCGCCCCGCTGGAACGGGCGTTCGTCGCGAGCCTGGCGGCCCACCATGGACGCATCGTCTCCGTCGACCGCCTGATCGACGGCCTCTGGTCGGACCACCCGCCGACGGGTGCGCGCAACCGGGTCCAGGCGGTCGTCGCCTCGGTCCGGCGCGGTGCGACGCCGGAGCTGATCCTCACCAGGTCACCCGGCTACGAGTTGAACGCCGCGGTGGTGCTGGACGCGGCGGAGTTCGCCGCCGACGTGCGGGCCGCCGCAACCGCCACCGACGCCCGTTGTGCCGTGGAGCTGCTCGACCGGGCGCTGGCGCGCTGGCGCGACGACGCGTTCGTCGACGTCGACACGAGGTTGGTCGACGTCGAGCGTGACCGCCTTCACGAGCTCCGCGAGCACGCGGTCGAGCTGCGCGTCGAGGCACTGCTGTCCCTCGGTCTGCATCAGGAGCTGGTGCCGGAGCTGACCACGCTGGTGCGTGATCGGCCCCTGCGGGAGCGGCTGCGCGGCCAGCTCATGGTGGCCCTGCACCGCAGCGGCCGGAAGGCGGAGGCGCTCGCCGTGTACCGGGCCGGAGCCCGCCTCCTCGCCGAGGAGCACGGCATCGACCCGGGGCCGCAGCTGCGACAGCTGCACCGGGAGATCCTCGGCAGCGAGCAGGAGTCGTCCCCGCCGGCGCGGGTGCGGCCCAACCAGCTCCCGGGCGTCCCCGGCGACTTCGTCGGACGGGACAAGGAGCTCGGGCTGCTGCTGTCGTTGCTCGGACGCAACCCGCCAGCCACCGGGGCGGCGCAGATCGTCGTCGTGACCGGGCTCGCGGGGACGGGCAAGACCACCCTCGCGCTGCGCGCGGCGCACGAGAGCCGCCACCGCTTCCCTGCCGGGTGCCTCTACGCGGACCTGCGCGGTAACACTCCGGACCCGGCGCGGCCCGACACGGTCCTCGGCGCCTTCCTGCGCGCCCTCGGGGTGGCCGGCGAGGCCATCCCGGCGGCGGTCGAGGAACGCGCGGCGCTGTACCGCTCAGTGCTCGCCGACCAGCCCATGCTGGTGATGCTGGACAGCGCGGCGGACGCGGCGCAGGTGCGCCCGCTGCTGCCGCCCGCCGGCAGCGCTGCGCTCATCACCAGCACGGCGGCGTTGTCCGGGCTGCCGGGCACCGAGGTCGTTCCGCTCGACGTCCTGCCGGTCGACGACGGCCTCGACCTGCTGGCCGGCCTCGCCGGCGCCGAGCGGCTCGATCGCGAGGCCGCGGCGGCCGTCGACGTGGTGGAGCTGTGCGGTCGCCTGCCGCTGGCGTTGCGCATCGCCGGCGTACGGCTGGCCGAGCGGGAGGCGATGCCGGTGGCGCGGCTGCGTGACCGGCTGCGCGACGAGCGGCGCCGCCTCGATGAGCTGTCGCTCGACGGGCTCGACGTGCGCAGCAGCTTCACCGTCGGGTTCGAGCGGTTGCCACCGCCCGCCGCCCGGCTGCTCGCGGTGCTCAGCCGTACGTCGCTGCGCAGCTTCGGCATGTGGGACGACAGCACCGAGCCGCTGCTGGAACAGCTGTGCCGGGCCCACCTGCTGACCGCCGAGCCCGGCGGCAGGGTCCGCATGCACGACCTGGTCCGGCTGCACTCCCGGGAGCGCACCGAGGTCAGCGCCGACCAGGTGATCGCCTGGTACGGACGGCTGCACGCGTACGCCGAACGCGCCGCCGCGGCGCTGCCCTGCAAGGCCCTGCCGGTGGCCGAGGCGGTGTCCGCGATCGACGCCTGGGACGCCGTCGACTGGTTCGAGGCGGAGCGGGAGAACCTGGTCGCGGCGGTACGGGACCTGCTCCGGCTGGACGCGGTCGACCTGGCGGGGCGGTTGGCCTGCACGATGGGCAACTTCGCGATGATGCGCAGCGAGCACCTGCCCGACCTCGTCGACTGCCTGCGCAACGTGCTCGACCGCGCCGCCGACCTGCCGTCGCCGACCCGGATGTCGCTGCGGCTCCAGCTGGGCACGGCCTACCGGATGGTGAACCGGCACGCCGAGGCCGTTCCACTGCTGCGCGCGGCACACCGGGACAGCCGCGGGCCGCTGGTGGCACACCGGCTCGCCGCACTGCACGGCTACTCACTGTGCTGTCGTACGCTCGGTCGGCTGCGGGAGGCGGACGCCGCGCTGCTGCTGATGGTGCGCACCTGCGCGGCGCACTGGCCGGTCGGCCCGGTCGGCGGGCACGTGCTGCTGACCCTCGGCGAGCAACACGCGCAGTACCAGCTCACCTCACCGTTCGCCCACGCCGCCTTCACCGCGGCCCTCGGGCTGTTTTCCGAAGGCGGCGACCTGTGGGGCGAGGCGCTCGCGCGGGAGAGCATCGGGCTGCTGCACCGGCACGCCGAGCAGTGGCCGCAGGCGTTGGAGCACCTGCGGCAGGCGGTGACCGCCGCGCGCCGGCTCGGCGACCGGATCAGCGTGACCACCGCCGAGCAGGCGCTGGCCGCGACGCAGCTGGCCGCCGGAGACACCGACGCCGCGCGCCGGCTGTTGTTCCGTACGGCGGCGGCGTTCCGGGAGATGCGCCACGAGTGGGGCGAGGCGATCTCCCGCCGGCTGCTCGGGAAGGTGCACCTGGAGGAGGGCGACGCGGGTCAGGCGGTGGCCGAACTGGAAGGCTCGGTGGCGATGCTGCGCAGCATCGGGCAGCCGTTCCCGCTGGCGAACTCGCTGAGCCTGCTGGCCCGCGCGCAGGCCGCCCTGGGCAGGCCCGAGCGGGCCGTCGCGCTGGGCGAGGAGGCGCTGGGCATCTTCGAGCACTTCGACGCCGCGTACGCCGATGACCTGCGCCGACGGCTGGCGGGCTGGCGGAACGCAGCCGGCGCGCAGTAG
- a CDS encoding CGNR zinc finger domain-containing protein, with translation MTLLVEPVTRQEAQRDLCYRFNRYHRTVLHDAAAFRFVGGRVSVDFTATHGLRWRDPGVERIPAPADLARWFIAAGLTDSTVPDSASTLRGAHELREALYRLMRGRVLGAPVDRRAVEVVNRWAAKAPPAVQLTADGKAKRHGAPTAGSLLALVARDGVDLLGGPHADRLRECASHTCTLLYLDTSRAGSRRWCAMQVCGSRDKMTRYRRRATAR, from the coding sequence GTGACGTTACTAGTCGAGCCGGTAACGCGACAGGAGGCACAGCGTGATCTCTGTTACCGGTTCAACCGGTATCATCGAACAGTGCTTCACGATGCGGCGGCGTTCCGGTTCGTCGGCGGACGGGTGTCGGTCGACTTCACCGCGACCCACGGCCTGCGCTGGCGCGACCCCGGCGTCGAGCGGATCCCCGCTCCGGCCGATCTGGCCCGCTGGTTCATCGCGGCGGGTCTGACCGACAGCACCGTGCCGGATTCCGCCTCGACCCTTCGCGGCGCCCATGAGCTGCGCGAAGCCCTCTACCGGCTGATGCGTGGCCGGGTGTTGGGGGCACCGGTGGACCGGCGAGCCGTCGAGGTGGTGAACCGCTGGGCGGCCAAGGCGCCACCCGCGGTCCAGCTCACGGCCGACGGCAAGGCGAAACGTCACGGGGCGCCCACCGCCGGCTCGCTGCTGGCGCTGGTTGCCCGCGACGGCGTCGACCTGCTGGGCGGCCCCCACGCCGATCGCCTGCGCGAATGCGCCAGCCACACATGCACGCTGCTGTACCTGGACACCTCGCGGGCGGGCAGCCGCCGCTGGTGCGCGATGCAGGTCTGCGGCAGCCGCGACAAGATGACCCGCTACCGCCGACGCGCCACCGCGCGCTGA